TTCACAGTCCTTAAGGGACAACCTAAAGCACACTTCTTCCAGGAAGCCTCCCCTAGTTACTCATATTTGAAAGTTATCTCACATTCCTGTAAATCCTAGTATGTTTGTGTATGCCCAGAACATTTTAACCCTTTCCTAGGATTAAACCAGCTCTGCCACAAAGTAGACTGGTTCTGTGATCTGAACCTCTCAGATCTTCAGCTTCTGCATCTGTAAGAAGAGGGTAACAATGTATCCTTTGCAGGGACTGGGGGCAGATTGCACAGGAGCTGATGCCCAGTAGGTGCTAGCAGAGAGGTTCTCATCCCCATTATCTTGCCTGCCTGTAAATCTGGGACCCTTCTGAAGAAAGAGACAGGCCCTGTTTACCCTCCTCCATGCCCCACAGCACAGGACCTGACAAGAGAGAGGAGCCAGCATTTGTCCGTTGCCTCAATAAACAGTGATCACCACAAACAACATCAGCATCTGCAGGAGGAAGCTCTCAGTGTTAAAGACAAGAATGTTCCTGGCTGTGTATAGACTCGGAAGTAATTCAAGCCAATGCTGGCTGATTAaggaaatggatggatggatggatggatggatggatggatggatggatggatgactggTGAGTGGATTGGTGACAGGCAGTAGGTGAAAAGAAATTGATGGGAAAGGTGGGACTTTGAAAGAATGACAGATGGGCAGGTGGGTGAGTTGTgtgggtagatagatggatggggATGAGTAGAAGGTAGCTAGGAGGACGGAGGAAGTAAGAGGGTACAAAGATTGGTGGATGACGGATGGATAAGTAAATGGATGGATTAGTGGGTGGATTTGTCTAAAGGAGGGACAAGTAGACtgaaatattactttattttatgaaaCTGACCCATGTTGTGGTCAGTGCAGAGATACACGGTGACAGTGAGACAGACACAATGCCATCTCTGGCACATTTGTCCCTGACTCATTTGGTGGACAGTAGACGGCTGGCTGCACAGAAGCTCTGCCTCCCTTTCTAAAAATGGGAACTTTGTTCTAAAGAAGGGAAAGGCCTCCCCTAGTCAGTGACATAGCTGTCCTAGTAGGGCCAAGTTCTGATCCCAGCCAAGGGGCTCATACCAGAGGTTGGCTTTTTGGTTCTGCACTGCTCTGCAGGTGACAGTGGTCTTCTCTGTCCTAGTCTGGGTTCTTCCCTGGCACACaaactccttttcctcctcctatcGGAGGTCATCCCTGGGCTTTCTCAGGAAGGTATCTGCCAGACCCAGGCAGGAGTGGCCACCAAGCTACTGCTACCAGGGACTGGGCGGGGAGGGGGAGTACAGCAAAGTTACTGTTAGGTCCACTGGGGATGGAGGATGGTGACAAGTCTGtgctatagtgtgtgtgtgtgtgtgtgtgtgtgtgtgtgtgtgtttgtgtttgtgtgtgtgtgtgtgtgtgtgtgtaggccagggaTCAACCCCAAAGTTGTTCCTCAGGAACTATCCACTATCCACcttgattttgagacagtctcttcctTGGgatctggagctcattgattcatCTCTAccggctggccagtgagccccaacaATCTGCCCGTCTCTgctcctccagtgctgggattacaagcacacaccaccatgcctgtttttttttttttttttttttggtttctgggGCGTCAAACCAGGTTCTCAagttgtgtggcaaacactttacctactgaaccaccTCCCTAGCCCTGAACTGTGACTTTCATATCCTGGTTCTTGGGGGGGAGAGGACAGCACTGTGATTCAACCAATGAGTTCAGGAGCTACTAGTGCTGGCTTTTGATAACCCAGCTCAGACCCGAAGCCCAAGCTTCCATTCCCACAATGTGGAGTGGCCCATGGCCCAGGAGCAATGGGGAGGCGAGTTGGTTTGGAAGTCTGGGTGTGTGCTTGCCTTTGGCTAGTTCTTTTTTAGGGGTTGTACTGAGAACAGCCAGCCTCatgcataccaggcaagcactgtatCCCTGAGCTGCACCTCCAGCCTCTTGTGTCATTCTTGGCAAGGTGTGCTTGCATATCCGTATATGTGTAAGTGTTATGCACAAGCAATGTGTTTCAGTGAGGGCTGCAGAGCATCTAGGCTCCTAGGTCCTAAAGACTGAGCCAAATCAGCTCAGCCTCTCCACACTACTTCCTGGAGTGTCTCAGGTTCTAGATGTTCAACAATGGCCTTTACCCAGGTCCAGAACCCGAGctcctcttcatttttttcctccccaTATTCCATGAGTATACATTAGTTAGATGACAGGGCACTCTGCTGGAAATTtagaacagtggctctcaactgcCGGCTGTGACCCTTTTGGGAACTGTCGAAtaacctttcacaggggtctcatGAGACCATCTGcctatcagatgtttacattatgattcataacagtagcaaaattacagttatgaagtagcagtgaaaaggattttatggttggggggtcaccactacatgaggaactgtattaaggggttgcagcattaggaaagttgagaaccactgatttagaaaGGGGTTGAcaggccaggctttggtggcgcacgcctttaatcccagcactggggaggtagaggcaggcggatctctgtgagttcgaggccagcctggtctccagagcgagtgccaggataggctccaaagctacatacacagagaaaccctgtctcgaaaaacaaaaaaaaacaacaacaaaaaaaaaaaaaaaaaaaaaagaaagaaagggattgaCAGAAATAGAATGCTAAAAAATGCAAAAAGTGTCAAATGTTTATATCAGATAACTGGGTTTCTCCACTCACAGAAACCCCTGCCCAGGGGCTTTTGCAACATAGCTATCTGGATGCCATTGCACCCTATTCTGCCTGCCTTTTCTTCTGAACTTATCTCACTCATTCTGCAGAACACAGGGGCAACCTGCTCAGCAGATTCCCCGCCCCCATTTCCAGGCAGGAAAGCTTACCTGTTCCACGtgtgaggagcaggaggagggttCAGGTGTAGGTTGATGACTAAGTACATGACTTACTGTGCCAAAGACAGAGCTGGGCAGGGCAGGTAAGACCACAGGCCAGGGAATGGGACTGAGCAGAGTCACTCCCTCACCATGCAGGCTAGGGGACCATAGGCAGGTCCTTGTCTCCCTTAAATTCCTTTCCCCTGCtatgacttcattttaaaaattaaaccctTCCTGGCTGGGCCGTGCCAGGAAGGCCCAGTCcaaaacacctttaatcccagtactcgtaAGACAGAGGCAAGTCGATGTtggagagttcgaggccagccatagctacatagaaagatcctgtcttgaaaacaacaaaattgccgggcattggtggcgcacgcctttaatcccagcacttgggaggaagaggcaggggcaggcggatctctgtgagttcgagaccatcctggtctacaagagctagcctccaaagccacagagaaaccttgtctcaaaaaacaaaaacaaaaacaaaccaacaaaaacaacaacaacaacaaaaaataaaacaacaaaattaaatgcCTCCTAGGTGCCAGGCAAAGGGAGCTTTATAGATAAAGGTTTACCAGTCCAAAACAACTCCAGAGGCAGACTCCTGATGTCTGGCAGGCTGTCAAGGAGTGATATGGATGTGTGTCAAGGGCTCTGACTTGGGAGTGTAGCCAGAAGAGGCTGAGATGGGGATGGGACACTAGATGCCCAGGGGTCCTACTGACTGGGGGCCTCTGTGGACTCAGGTCAACACCTCGGCGTGACGAAATGCAACATCACCTGCCACAAGATGACCTCTCAAATCCCAGTGACTTTGCTCATCCACTATCGGCCGAACCAGGAATCATGCGGCAGGCGCGCAATTGTGTAGGTATCACTCGGGCCTCAGAAGGCCCTGGGACATCCCAaccctctccttcctgcctcaccCTGGGCTTCCTGCCAAAGGCTTTGGCAAGTACCCCCTTGTTCCAGGCCCACAAGCTATCTCACTGACCTTAAGATCAGTGGTTAGCCACAAAGGTGAGGAATGGCTTCCTGGATGGCCCAAAGTGGTCCAGGGGAACACCCAGGATGGTGCTTTCTCCCAGGATAAAGTCCTGTTTACACAGCCCTGAGCCCACTAGACCCCATGGGGAGGTTGAATGAGGTGGCCTACCAGAGCAGGATCCAGACTCCAGCAAGTCAGCCGGGGGCCCTGATCACTTCTTACCTCTATACCTTGGTTTCCTTACCTGGGAGATGGGTAGCAGGAGGGTGAGAGGACATGGAGGAACTAAAGTGATTGGCTAAGCACTTGGAAGGCACGAGGATGGCTGTCACCAAGTGACAGAGGAGCAGAGCCCTCAGAGTGTCTGAGGCGGAAACAGGCTCAGTCAGTCATTTTCTACCTGGCCAGTTTGGTCCCTTGCTCTGTCTGGGGCACATGGTGAGTATTGCCCATTTCCTCAGTCTGAGTCTGCTCCCCAGGACTGACGGTGGGCCCCCGAGCACCTCAGCCATGCAGGAAATGACCAGAGTCCTTTTTAACTCAGGCTCTGCTAGCGGAAGTCCAGTGCTTCCTGTCCCCTAGACAGCTCCCCCAAGGGGTGAGATTCAAAATGTATTCCTGCCTGCCCTCTCTATTTCTCAACCATGGATTGCTTCTTCCAGACTCCCCCAAATAGTTCCTTCTGTCTTCTAAGGAAAGTGGAAGAGGGGAACATGGCAGCCTTGGGAGTGCAGTGGCTTCCCAGGATATCCCTGTTGGGCACACTCATCTGTCAACTTCATCTTCCCACCGGTTAAATGGGGTTAGCATGGTAGCTGCAATGCAGACTGTATATGATCTGCAGAGGCTGTAGCATGGAATGGTAATCAGCTCTGAGCTGCTGTCGGGAGAAGCAGCCATGCACAGCCTCATGGGAGGCTCTAGATTTAGACTACACTCGGGATGCCAGTGAAGAGACCATCAAGCTTTGGCTCTGAGAAGCTGCTTTAGTCTGGACAAAACCTAGAGGAGGAAGTTGGGGTCCAGAGGGAAGCCATCACCATGGGACAGGGAGCTTATGTACAGGATCCTTCCAGAGTGAGGAAACCTGCCTTGTCTCATTCCTGGTATCAGAGAAAACCTATGGCATCCCCAGGCATCCCCAGAGAACTATAGCATCCCCAGGAGACCTGAGTCCAGAGCTGCTTGCCTGGATGCTAGTGATGTAGTTATTAACACTATAATTATTCCTGAATTTTATGATGCCTGCTCTGACTCCATCATTTCTCTAGGTCTTTATTTTGCTTAACAATAACAAGGAGTAGGGTTCCCATTTGCCTGGGACTTTCCTGGTTTTGAAAGGGGAAGTCCCTCAGGCTGAGAATGCCTACTCTGAGGTGGTGGATTCCCTCCCAGATCACATTCATGTCTCAGCCAAGGGCTATGAGACATAGGGGATGGAGTGACCCAACGTCTCATGCAGTAAGTCAGGACAGCTTGCCCGCAGGACATGTGGGCagtgcccccaccaccaccccagtctGGCTGTCTAGAATCTGGCCTCACCAGCCCCCTATCTTCCTTATAGCTTGGAGACAAGACAGCACAGACACTTCTGTGCTGACCCAAACGAGAAATGGGTCCAAGACGCCATGAAGTATCTGGACCGCCAGGCCGCTGCCCCGGCTCAGAACGGTGGCAAGTTTGAGAAGTTAGTCAATGTGACATCTGGGATCACCGTGGCCACCAAGGGACTGTCACCATCTGTACTGACAGAGCCTGAAACCACAGTGACTTTGGAGCTGACTACTATTTCCCAGGAGTCCCAGAGGCCTATGGGAACTTCCCAGGAGCCAGCAGCCCCAGTAACTGGGTCATCTCCCTCCACTTCCGAGGCTCAGGATACAGAGCTTGCTGCTAGGCCTCAAGCCACTGAGATTTTTGAGAAGGCTGTCATCTCGACCACCATCTGGCAGAGTTCTGCTGCCTACCAATCTAAATCTAGGCTCCAACCTGAGGAAAAGGCTACTGAGTCCCCATCCACTTCAGCCCCATCTACCCAGGCACCCACAACTTCACATTCAACCCCAGGGAATGCTGGGTCTAAAGGTCAGACCCCCAGTCTAGAGATGTCTCTAGGGTCTGAGGAGACAAATCAAGCTCATACTGATAATTTCCAGAACAGGGAGCCTGGCAACACAGTCCATCCCTCAGTGGCCCCCATTTCCTCTGAAGGGACCCCCAGCCCGGACCTGGTGGCTTCAGGCAGTTGGCCTCCCAAGGCAGAGGAGCCTATCCATGCTACTGCAGATCCCCAGAAGCTGAGTGTATTTATCACTCCTGTCCCTGACTCCCAGGCAGCCACCCGGAGGCAGGCAGTGGGGCTGCTGGCCTTCCTGGGCCTACTCTTCTGCCTGGGGGTGGCCATGTTTGCCTACCAGAGCCTCCAGGGCTGTCCCCGCAAAATGGCAGGGGAGATGGTAGAAGGCCTCCGCTATGTCCCCCGCAGCTGTGGCAGTAACTCATATGTCCTGGTGCCAGTGTGAGCTATCTGACTGCTGGTGTTCATAGTTTGATTCAGACAGCTGTCTGGGGACCCCCATCCGCATACCCACCTTCACCCAAGCTGGGGCAATGGGAATGGGGAGGCTGGGTCCTCCAGGAGCCGTGTGCTCCAGGCCCCTAGTTGTGGCCCTGGAGGCCACCTTTTACCATTATCCACTTATCAGAGATAGCAGGTGACCTTCCAACTCACCAATATTTGAGAGACTCCTCTGCTGCTGGCTGGTTGGAGGGGCCCTTGACACCCCAACCCTAGTGAACAGTTATTTATTGAGTCCCCAGCCCCCATGACACCTGTTTCCTGTGAGCACCGTGGTCCACCCATCTCACAAGCAGCAGGTCAGGCCATCTGCCTGTGCCCCCTGACCTCCTCGTTGTCTCCTGGGTTTGCTGCAGTCGCCagtccttcctcctccctggcCAGCTGCGGTGCTATCTCTCttatctctctctgccccttGTACAGagcacacaccactaccaccaccaccatcaccatcaacacCGTGTTGTGTCCTTTTTTGCATGAGGTTAACGCTGTGTTTCCTGGAGCTCTCTGGGAAGGGAGATGAGCTAGTGTGGGGCTTTGATGCATTTCTCCCCAGACTGCTGTGAAGGCATGCTGCATCTGAaggcagggcctagtcccactAAGCTACCTGCACAGTAAGGTGCCCTGtctgtaaaagaaaagaagcGTGGCCCAGAGATGGCAATAACCCATGGCCCTGATATCATCACTTTCTCTGAGATCCTTGTCCGCATTCCTGGACGCAGCTCCCAGCCCTTATCAACACTGATAGTCACTGTCATCCCACTGGACTGACACGTTTGTACCCTGTGACTCCAAGGGCTGGCAAGCGATGACTTGAGAGTTCAGGTCCTACCCTGTGGGCTCCCAAATGGAGGCTGAATTGGGGACTTGCAGGAACAAAGGCCAACTCAGAAGGCCCCTCTGTGTCCTCACTGGGCACCCTTACCCTGCTCACCAAGATTACAGCCACAGCTCTACTCTGCCTGAAGGACAAGCCACAGAAGGAAGGGGATGACAagcccctgggaggcagaggatccaGGGTAGGCACCTGGAGTGGCCACACACCTGATTTAAGTTTAGGAACTTGTGCTTGTACTTGCACAGCCCAGATGGTTAGGAGGCTGGATCTTCACTCAACTCTGAAAGCACTGTTCACGCCAAGGTCTCACCTTTGCCCCACTACAGGCAGGGCCAGAACTCTCATAACATTCTCATAACATTCCAAGAGCCCTATGGAAATTCCTGGAATGGACTCTGACCTGGGCACAAAGTGACTGCTACAGCCTCTAGTGTGCCCAGCAGGGGACAGTTGGGTATTACCCTAGTGGAGCTGTACCTGCAGACCTCACCCCTCAGGGCCCTTGGTGGCAGCTCTCCCCACCCTGCTCCTAATAGCCCCAACCCTTCACCTTCAGAGCCTCCCATAGGTAAGCTTCGCCCAGTGACTCACTCCTTGACAGGTGGAAGCTCAGAAGAGTCGGCTCTGTCCCAGAGTGAGGAAGCCAGCCCCTTGGTGACCCTCCCTTCTGGGAAGCTTGTGGGAGGCTCTGGTCCAGCTCCTGGGTACTCACTGTGGGCTGGAGGAGCAGCAGCCTGAGTGCACTTTGCCCTGGCTCCTTCAGTAGGGAGCCTTCAAGGGTTGGGATGCCCCCTTCCCTGTTGAGAAAGCTGCTGGGGCATGTGGTCCCCTTGATGGACTTTGTGGGTTCTCCCCAGCAGGATGTGGGCCAAGATGATCTGGGGAGGCCTTTGGAGGGAGTTGGTCAATCCTTTGGCTTTTTCAAGCATCATTATCAATGTCTGTGCCATTTTGTATtttactaataaaatttaaaagtcttgTGAACCAAATAAGGGTGCTTTTCTCTGGGGCAGGCCTgggcaggggcaggagagggGGCAATGGGGTGGaataggagacagaggcaatggGGGGGATGGGACAGGAGAGGGGGCAAATTCCGAGACCCTGTCCTTAGCTCATTTGCACCAGGGACAGGGATTCTAGAGAAGGCACTGCAGATGGGAATAGGGAGGACTGGGCCCTGGGCTGGCCTCAGTGCTGCCTTGCTGCGCAATGGTAAGCCAGTGCCTTCACCTCTCTGGGCCTCTATGCATGTGGGTGTGACTGGTCTCTTGGTCTGGCAAGACTCAGGATCCCTGCGGGTCCTCCTCAGTGTCCCAGATATCACGACCTAGGTACCCCGATCTTGCTGTCACTTGTCTGGTGTCCACATTTTCCTCTACAGTGTCTACAGAGGGGCTAGATCTTCTCAAGAGACCAGGAAGTTCAAAGGCATGACCCATGTGTGAGCTGTTGTACTGGTTGAGAACAGCATAACGGTGTCAAAGGTCAAGTCTAGCCTATTAGTATCTTTCGTGAATTCTAAGatggacattttttaaaagcaggtccttcctctcttcattttatatacttatttacttatttttattcttttggagtAATACTAAGACCCAAAGCCTCCAGCATGCTAAGAAAGTGCTGTACTCCTGACCTGCACCCTCAGctcttttcaatgtttttttgtGAGACATTGTCTGAattgctcagactggccttgaactcattctgtagcccaagcagggcttacaatcctcctgcttcaacctcttgAGAAGCTAAGATTACATATTCTGTAATTATTAAATATTGTTGTTATTAAATATCAGAACATCTTTCTATCAATAGCATCTTAGATTCAGTGTCTATATCAGAGTCTTAAAATTAGAGgcaacatggggctggagaggtagttaAGCAATTATGGGTGCTTGCTGCTTGCAGAAGgcacaggtttggttcccagcatgcacatcaagcagctcacaggggatctgatgctctcttctggcctccacaggcacctaacatacacatgcagacacccacacataacacataaaataaaaataagttgttcTTTGAAAGTAAAATTAGAGACAGCATTTAAAATCGGGGGGGGGGCACATACATTCATCTTTCTATATTCTCTCAGTGACTCTGAAAGATCCAACCCCATGGGCCTGTGTTCCCTCAAGGTGACATGTAGGGGTTGAGAGAGGGAGTTAGAGCCTTGTATCAGCTGACCTTTGCATCTCAGTCACTCCTGGTGCTCCAGGCTCACAGTCGCcatttgtcatcatcatcatcctagCTTTCCTATGGTAAGAATATTTTTCTTGGTGCTCCTGTCTTTATCAAAAACACATCAATGAAAGGCAGACCATGATTTCACTCCCCTCACTTCTGGGGCCTTCCTTACTCCAGTGTTTCCTACCCATTTGCATCAAGAGCAGGGACTTGCAGTTCCTGAAGGATGGGGCTACCTCTCCACCTCCGCGCAAGCAGCAGCAGCCAGCCCTCCCTCTGTGGTGGGAGCGCTTCAGGTCTGCATCCTACTGACCTGATTCCCACATCCAAGAAGGAACCACTGCAGCCTGTTTTCCCAGGCTCTTCCTACTCTGCAGGACTTGGCTTTTGGCTGGCATTTCTGGAGGTGTGAGCAACATCCTACGAAAGttcaggaagaggaagggagtggggaaaCCTGGTCTCAGTTCAGGGCTCCCCAGGGACCTTGCAGCACTGTGgcctcccattttctctttcacttaGCAAGCTAGACTTAGCCAAAGCAATTCCTACCACCAATGTCGAGTTTGAAAGGGCAGTCATTCTGAAACCCCATGCAATCATACTGGTAGGTGCCATTCTTTCTTCATGGTTTCCACATGCCAGCCTGTGTGGCAAACTCTTCCAGCAGTGAGCTTTACCGTGCAAGTTTGCCAAGGATATGTGAACTGGGCTGagagtgcagctcagtggtagagcacctgatCCATCCCCAGGGCAAGATATAGACATGTGTGACTTGCTCCAGTCCACAGGTACTGCAGAGCTGGGACGTGACCAAGTCTTTCTCCAGAGTTCAAATCTTAGGGAATGTGTCATTAGGCTTTGAGGGctttcattttggctcatgaGACCAGCTCCCCCTGtgtgacccaggctggctttgatgcTCTTTCTCCTGACCTTTCTCTACTTACTACATTGCAAGGAGTCCAGCAGGCATAGAGGAGCTGAGCTACCTGCCAAATGAAGCCTAGATGGTCTACCCTCCCATCTTACCCCTCCAAGTTCatggatgtgtgccaccatgcccaacgaAGCCCTGTTTCTGCAAGCATGAGCCCTGAATTTTTAAATGTGCAGACCCCTGAGCCCCCTGATACCTCCTGCACACAGCCCCTAGGAGTGTGGGCCTGGCCTCTCACCAAGCTGcagcccctcttcctctcccattgCCTCCATCTCACATTTAGACTTTGCCATGTGGCCAGAGTCTTAGATGCCTCCCCCCAGGGCATCAGGGACCCTAGGCAGTAGCCAGCCTCAGCTCTCCCACCTTAGGCCTTTTGCCCTTAGATCCCTTCCATCTGTGGCTCCAATGTGCATTCCCCAGAAGGGTGAGGCCAgacaaaaaaacatacaaatgaaTGACTGGGAAATTCCAGCTTTGAGCTGAATAATAGAtgttttggagtgtgtgtgtgtgtgtgtgtgtgtgtgtgtgtgtgtgtgtgtgtgtaaatatgtgtgagagtgagtatgtagaatgtgtgtgtgtgtgaatgtaattgtgtgtgtgtgaatgtgtgtgtgagtttatgtgaatgtgtattgtgagtgtgtgaatgtgtatgtgtgagtgtgtattagtgtgtgtgtgtgtgtgtgtgtgtgtgtgcacatgcatgtagagTATGTATGTTCAAGTGTATGAGC
The DNA window shown above is from Cricetulus griseus strain 17A/GY chromosome 3, alternate assembly CriGri-PICRH-1.0, whole genome shotgun sequence and carries:
- the Cx3cl1 gene encoding fractalkine — its product is MAPSPLAWLLCLAAFCHLCTLLEGQHLGVTKCNITCHKMTSQIPVTLLIHYRPNQESCGRRAIVLETRQHRHFCADPNEKWVQDAMKYLDRQAAAPAQNGGKFEKLVNVTSGITVATKGLSPSVLTEPETTVTLELTTISQESQRPMGTSQEPAAPVTGSSPSTSEAQDTELAARPQATEIFEKAVISTTIWQSSAAYQSKSRLQPEEKATESPSTSAPSTQAPTTSHSTPGNAGSKGQTPSLEMSLGSEETNQAHTDNFQNREPGNTVHPSVAPISSEGTPSPDLVASGSWPPKAEEPIHATADPQKLSVFITPVPDSQAATRRQAVGLLAFLGLLFCLGVAMFAYQSLQGCPRKMAGEMVEGLRYVPRSCGSNSYVLVPV